A genomic region of Streptomyces rimosus contains the following coding sequences:
- a CDS encoding PucR family transcriptional regulator, with amino-acid sequence MPHTLASLVHHSALKLTVLAGADRLATPVRWAHASELIDPVPYMEGGELLLITALKLDAEDPETARRYVRRVAGAGVVGLGFAVGVNYEDVPQALVTAAEEEALPLLGVPRSTPFIAISKAVSAAVAADQYRAVTEGFEAQRELTRAALGAEGPAELLARLAAHLKGWAALYDASGAVVAAAPDWAARRAARLGDDVGRLRERPAPASSVVSEAAGDDRVELQSLGTGRRARGVLAVGTGAPLGTAERFAVHSAVALLTLTTERSRALQEAEQRLGAAVLRMLLAGEPDHARAVAGRLYGGLLDAPFRVVVAESVAADGADGAESAGGPPALDALADAMESAAARTGEAVLAVPEGGRLVVLAADGGAAAEACAEHAATAEARFGGQPLPRGRAARAEAGRSGEGLAIGLSAPSGPRDAAHAYRQAEQALSVARRRGRVLVEHEDVAAGSVLPLLADDAVRAFADGLLRALHEHDATGRGDLVASLRAWLSRHGQWDAAAADLGVHRHTLRYRMRRVEEILGRSLDDPDVRMELWLALKTTAAVTEPYGGGTT; translated from the coding sequence ATGCCGCACACGCTCGCCTCCCTGGTCCACCACTCCGCGCTCAAGCTGACGGTGCTCGCGGGCGCGGACCGGCTGGCCACCCCCGTGCGCTGGGCGCACGCCAGCGAGTTGATCGACCCGGTGCCGTACATGGAAGGCGGTGAGCTGCTGCTCATCACCGCCCTCAAGCTGGACGCCGAGGACCCGGAGACCGCCCGCAGGTATGTGCGGCGGGTCGCGGGCGCCGGTGTCGTCGGGCTCGGCTTCGCGGTCGGCGTCAACTACGAGGACGTGCCCCAGGCGCTGGTCACCGCCGCCGAGGAGGAGGCGCTGCCGCTGCTGGGCGTGCCCCGCAGCACCCCGTTCATCGCCATCAGCAAGGCCGTTTCCGCCGCGGTCGCCGCCGACCAGTACCGCGCGGTGACCGAGGGCTTCGAGGCGCAGCGCGAGCTGACCCGGGCGGCGCTCGGTGCCGAGGGCCCGGCCGAGCTGCTGGCCCGGCTCGCCGCGCACCTCAAGGGCTGGGCCGCGCTGTACGACGCGTCCGGCGCGGTGGTCGCGGCGGCCCCCGACTGGGCGGCCCGCCGTGCCGCCCGGCTCGGCGACGACGTGGGGCGGCTGCGCGAGCGCCCCGCCCCCGCCAGCTCCGTGGTCAGCGAGGCGGCCGGTGACGACCGGGTGGAGCTGCAGTCGCTGGGCACCGGCCGCCGCGCCCGCGGCGTGCTCGCGGTCGGCACGGGCGCGCCCCTGGGCACCGCCGAGCGCTTCGCCGTGCACTCCGCCGTCGCCCTGCTGACCCTGACCACCGAGCGCTCCCGCGCCCTTCAGGAGGCGGAGCAGCGGCTCGGCGCCGCGGTGCTGCGCATGCTGCTGGCGGGCGAGCCGGACCACGCGCGGGCGGTCGCGGGCCGGCTGTACGGCGGGCTTCTGGATGCCCCGTTCCGGGTGGTGGTGGCCGAATCGGTCGCTGCGGACGGCGCGGACGGCGCGGAGTCCGCGGGCGGCCCGCCCGCCCTGGACGCACTCGCCGACGCCATGGAGTCGGCGGCGGCCCGCACCGGCGAGGCGGTGCTGGCCGTGCCGGAGGGCGGCAGGCTGGTCGTCCTGGCCGCCGACGGCGGGGCCGCCGCCGAGGCGTGCGCTGAGCATGCCGCGACGGCCGAGGCCCGGTTCGGCGGGCAGCCGCTGCCCCGTGGGCGCGCGGCGCGCGCGGAGGCGGGGCGCTCCGGCGAGGGCCTGGCCATCGGCCTGTCCGCGCCCTCCGGGCCGCGGGACGCCGCGCACGCCTACCGCCAGGCGGAACAGGCCCTCTCCGTCGCCCGCCGCCGAGGCCGGGTGCTCGTCGAGCACGAGGACGTGGCGGCCGGGTCGGTCCTGCCGCTGCTCGCCGACGACGCCGTACGGGCCTTCGCGGACGGCCTGCTGCGCGCCCTGCACGAGCATGACGCCACCGGCCGCGGCGACCTCGTCGCCTCCCTGCGGGCCTGGCTGTCCCGGCACGGCCAGTGGGACGCGGCAGCCGCCGACCTGGGCGTGCACCGGCACACGCTGCGTTACCGGATGCGGCGGGTGGAGGAGATCCTGGGGCGCTCGCTGGACGACCCGGACGTGCGCATGGAGCTGTGGCTGGCGCTGAAGACGACGGCGGCGGTCACGGAACCGTACGGGGGCGGCACCACGTAG
- a CDS encoding aldehyde dehydrogenase family protein, with protein sequence MTSPTAFWLAGRQATGEDTFAVTSPWDGRLVGTVSVPTEAQVEEAVAASVAVQAELSATPAHVRAAALDHVQRRLVERTEEIARLISAENGKPMKWARGEVGRAVSVFRFAAEEARRFNGGEAQRLDTDAGGAGRLALTRRFPRGTVLGIAPFNFPLNLCAHKIAPAIAAGVPIILKPAPATPLSGLILGELLAETDLPAGSWSILPVSNDRMPALVQDERLPVISFTGSEKVGYAIMDSVPRKHCTLELGGNGAAVVLADFASEADLDWAAQRIATFSNYQGGQSCISVQRVIADASVYDRLVPKIVAAVNAQVTGDPSDDETEVGPLVSEDAAKRVEAWVDEAVGAGAKLLAGGKRDGASYAPTVLEGVPAGVTLACEEVFGPVLSLTKVDGEEAAFAAVNDSKYGLQAGVFTHDVQAAFRAHRELEVGGVIIGDVPSYRADQMPYGGAKQSGVGREGVRFAMEDYTYERVLVLTGLDL encoded by the coding sequence GTGACTTCTCCCACCGCCTTTTGGCTCGCCGGTCGCCAGGCCACCGGCGAGGACACCTTCGCCGTCACCTCCCCCTGGGACGGCCGTCTCGTCGGCACGGTGAGCGTTCCCACCGAGGCGCAGGTCGAGGAGGCCGTCGCGGCCTCCGTCGCCGTACAGGCCGAGCTGTCCGCAACCCCCGCGCACGTACGCGCGGCGGCCCTGGACCATGTGCAGCGGCGCCTGGTGGAGCGCACGGAGGAGATCGCCCGGCTGATCTCCGCCGAGAACGGCAAGCCCATGAAGTGGGCCCGCGGCGAAGTGGGCCGGGCCGTGTCCGTCTTCCGGTTCGCGGCCGAGGAGGCCCGCCGCTTCAACGGCGGCGAGGCGCAGCGTCTGGACACCGACGCGGGCGGCGCCGGCCGGCTCGCGCTGACCCGCCGCTTCCCGCGCGGCACGGTGCTGGGCATCGCGCCCTTCAACTTCCCGCTCAACCTCTGCGCCCACAAGATCGCCCCGGCGATCGCGGCGGGCGTGCCGATCATCCTCAAGCCCGCCCCGGCCACCCCGCTGTCCGGCCTGATCCTCGGCGAGCTGCTGGCCGAGACCGACCTGCCGGCCGGCTCCTGGTCGATCCTGCCGGTGTCCAACGACCGGATGCCCGCGCTGGTCCAGGACGAGCGGCTGCCGGTGATCTCCTTCACCGGGTCCGAGAAGGTCGGCTACGCGATCATGGACTCGGTGCCGCGCAAGCACTGCACCCTCGAACTGGGCGGCAACGGGGCGGCCGTGGTGCTGGCCGACTTCGCCTCCGAGGCCGACCTGGACTGGGCGGCGCAGCGCATCGCCACCTTCTCCAACTACCAGGGCGGCCAGTCCTGCATCTCGGTGCAGCGGGTGATCGCCGACGCGTCCGTCTACGACCGGCTGGTGCCGAAGATCGTGGCCGCCGTCAACGCGCAGGTCACCGGCGACCCGTCGGACGACGAGACCGAGGTCGGCCCGCTGGTCAGCGAGGACGCCGCCAAGCGCGTCGAGGCGTGGGTGGACGAGGCCGTCGGCGCGGGCGCGAAGCTGCTCGCGGGCGGCAAGCGGGACGGCGCCTCCTACGCCCCGACCGTCCTGGAGGGCGTGCCGGCCGGTGTGACGCTGGCCTGCGAGGAGGTCTTCGGACCGGTCCTCAGCCTGACGAAGGTGGACGGCGAGGAAGCGGCGTTCGCCGCCGTCAACGACTCCAAGTACGGCCTCCAGGCGGGCGTGTTCACGCACGACGTGCAGGCCGCCTTCCGGGCGCACCGGGAGCTGGAGGTCGGCGGCGTGATCATCGGCGATGTGCCC
- a CDS encoding type IV secretory system conjugative DNA transfer family protein, with the protein MDTEGTQHDAPHTRTDHHVPRPAAPPVPPAPPSAPSARPSPGIPPVPSAPPAFEDGAFLRWLRAPRRAAAPGIWTYGHVPRPAENPDRVPTRQLVTGALISFLCGWLLWSLLWNGYLGPYWLYPLLLLTPDSWRSAGGDKMIFVTLTYLYYALVLAVLVLVFGRLGRWRELGRRLLGPVLRRAREQRPDAVPEPEADRAQWPALRAGGAPDAADKLAAEALAGRMNDVDVSRIERAWHSVRSGKNSLASFTDTVLRHGAAACAHPSGLRDLPARAAHHDLLAQQVRIGTATDHPRNPHAHRGAGCALDPALLGTSLLAVGPPGCGKTTRVVRPVVEAMCLQALAGRGAVVAVGAAGSALGPDDAFDAVVRIGAPEPDCDIDLYGGTTDPDEAAGILAEALVGDLAATLPGGDSRRAATALGQLLGPYRAAHGRFPSVPELRELLDGSATALDALRDALEAAGAQPLLRELDARARQSGRPGDIGDLLADRVALLDRPAFAPYFDPEGGDRQISLRALDHPLRVRIDLPERGHAEASRILARLVLAQFTECAAARTDRSLFACLVLDDAAHTVTAESLRGLQRLRAANAGVLLTLRSLDDVPESLRSALLGAVGCRMAFAGVTTWDGARFAEVWGKEWVETRDVTDRQIIAEGAAMKAFHIFRHLVTGKAATAKAVTVRTVERERWSASDLANSVPPGHAVLSVTSVRGEHAPPVLVDLRG; encoded by the coding sequence ATGGACACCGAGGGCACGCAGCACGACGCACCGCACACCCGCACCGACCACCACGTACCCCGCCCCGCGGCGCCACCGGTCCCGCCCGCCCCGCCGTCGGCCCCGTCCGCCCGGCCGTCCCCCGGCATCCCGCCGGTGCCGTCGGCCCCGCCCGCCTTCGAGGACGGCGCGTTCCTGCGCTGGCTGCGCGCGCCGCGCCGGGCCGCCGCGCCCGGCATCTGGACGTACGGGCACGTCCCCCGGCCCGCCGAGAACCCCGACCGGGTGCCCACCCGGCAGCTCGTCACCGGCGCGCTGATCTCGTTCCTGTGCGGCTGGCTGCTGTGGTCCCTGCTGTGGAACGGCTACCTCGGCCCGTACTGGCTCTACCCGCTGCTGCTCCTGACGCCGGACTCCTGGCGCTCGGCCGGCGGCGACAAGATGATCTTCGTTACGCTGACGTACCTCTACTACGCGCTCGTCCTGGCCGTCCTCGTGCTGGTCTTCGGACGGCTCGGACGCTGGCGGGAGCTGGGGCGGCGCCTGCTGGGGCCCGTACTGCGCCGCGCCAGGGAACAGCGGCCCGACGCCGTACCGGAGCCGGAGGCGGACCGCGCGCAATGGCCCGCCCTGCGCGCGGGCGGCGCACCGGACGCCGCCGACAAGCTCGCCGCCGAGGCCCTGGCCGGCCGCATGAACGACGTGGACGTGTCCCGCATCGAACGCGCCTGGCACTCCGTGCGCTCCGGCAAGAACTCCCTCGCCTCCTTCACCGACACCGTCCTGCGGCACGGCGCCGCCGCCTGCGCCCACCCCTCAGGCCTGCGCGACCTGCCCGCCCGCGCCGCCCACCACGACCTGCTCGCCCAGCAGGTGCGCATCGGCACCGCCACCGACCACCCGCGCAACCCGCACGCCCACCGTGGCGCCGGCTGCGCCCTCGACCCGGCGCTGCTGGGCACCTCGCTGCTCGCCGTCGGCCCGCCCGGCTGCGGCAAGACCACCCGCGTGGTGCGCCCCGTCGTGGAGGCCATGTGCCTCCAGGCGCTGGCCGGGCGCGGCGCGGTGGTCGCCGTCGGCGCGGCCGGCTCCGCCCTCGGCCCGGACGACGCGTTCGACGCGGTCGTACGGATCGGCGCCCCCGAACCGGACTGCGACATCGACCTGTACGGCGGCACCACCGACCCCGACGAGGCGGCCGGCATCCTCGCCGAAGCGCTCGTGGGCGACCTGGCCGCCACCCTGCCCGGCGGCGACAGCCGGCGCGCCGCGACCGCGCTGGGCCAGCTCCTCGGCCCGTACCGCGCCGCGCACGGCCGCTTCCCGTCCGTACCCGAACTGCGCGAACTCCTCGACGGCTCGGCGACGGCGCTGGACGCGCTGCGCGACGCGCTGGAGGCCGCCGGGGCGCAGCCGCTGCTGCGCGAACTCGACGCCCGCGCGCGGCAGTCCGGCCGCCCCGGCGACATCGGCGACCTCCTCGCCGACCGCGTCGCCCTCCTCGACCGCCCCGCCTTCGCGCCGTACTTCGACCCCGAAGGCGGCGACCGCCAGATCTCCCTGCGTGCGCTCGACCACCCGCTCCGGGTCCGTATCGACCTGCCCGAACGCGGCCACGCGGAGGCGTCGCGCATCCTGGCCCGGCTGGTGCTGGCCCAGTTCACCGAGTGCGCGGCGGCCCGTACCGACCGCTCGCTCTTCGCCTGCCTGGTCCTCGACGACGCGGCGCACACCGTCACCGCCGAGTCGCTGCGCGGCCTCCAGCGGCTGCGCGCCGCCAACGCGGGCGTCCTGCTGACCCTGCGCTCCCTCGACGACGTACCCGAGTCGCTGCGCAGCGCGCTGCTCGGCGCGGTGGGCTGCCGGATGGCGTTCGCGGGCGTGACGACGTGGGACGGGGCGCGGTTCGCCGAGGTATGGGGCAAGGAGTGGGTCGAGACGCGCGATGTGACGGACCGGCAGATCATCGCTGAGGGCGCCGCGATGAAGGCGTTCCACATCTTCCGGCACTTGGTCACCGGCAAGGCCGCCACCGCCAAGGCCGTCACCGTCCGCACCGTCGAACGCGAACGCTGGTCCGCCTCCGACCTGGCCAACTCGGTGCCGCCGGGGCACGCGGTGCTGTCGGTGACGTCGGTGCGGGGGGAGCACGCGCCGCCGGTGCTGGTGGATCTGCGGGGGTGA
- a CDS encoding RidA family protein, with translation MARFTTVPGLFPPPRYSHAAVVEAGERLVFTAGAVPLDADGNLVGPGDVATQTRQVLGNLATQLEAAGSGLDRVIASTVYVAATTTEALSTAWEEVRASALSTGPHTSTLVGVTVLGYPGQLVEITATGVVREDPVDSAPHGAARREERGGL, from the coding sequence ATGGCCCGCTTCACGACCGTGCCCGGCCTGTTCCCGCCCCCGCGCTACTCGCACGCCGCCGTCGTCGAGGCAGGTGAGCGCCTGGTCTTCACCGCGGGCGCGGTGCCGCTCGACGCGGACGGCAACCTCGTCGGCCCCGGCGACGTCGCCACCCAGACCCGCCAGGTACTCGGCAACCTCGCCACCCAGCTGGAGGCGGCCGGCAGCGGCCTGGACCGGGTGATCGCCAGCACGGTGTACGTGGCCGCCACCACCACCGAGGCGCTCTCCACCGCCTGGGAAGAGGTCCGCGCCTCGGCCCTCTCCACGGGCCCGCATACGTCCACGCTCGTGGGCGTCACCGTGCTCGGTTATCCGGGGCAGCTGGTGGAGATCACGGCGACGGGCGTGGTGCGGGAGGACCCGGTCGATTCCGCGCCGCATGGGGCCGCACGGCGGGAGGAACGGGGCGGGCTCTGA